Within Desulfobacter sp., the genomic segment CCACGATCACCGGATCAAGGCGGACGCCGGCAAGCCCTTCCAGGGCCTTGAGAATATCATCGACGCCCTTGATTTCCGCCTTCTCCCGCAGGTTCTCCAATTCGTCGGCACCGGCGAGGATCTTTGACGCCAGAGGGATATACCGCCGCCTCAAACCGTCGGGAAACCCTGTGCCGTCCGCATTTTCGTTGAGGTTGTGAATGATCCGGCCCGGCCCTTCAAATCCCGGACATTGTTTCAGCAGTTGCGCCCCCTTCACAGGGTACTGCACCCTCAACGCCTGATCATAGGCAGGCGGCCCCTCCGGGCTGTCAGCCGCCATATTAAAGTCATCGTCTTGTCCCTGTTCCCCAAAAGGGCCCCGGGACAGGCCGGTGAGAAAAAGAAGGCCGATTTCATGCAGCATAGCAGCTTTTCTGAGATCCTCCAACTTTTTTTCACCCATTCCCATGCCTTTGGCAATGAACTCGGCTATGTTTGCAACCCGCTCGCCATGGCCCCGGTTTTCCTCCACCCGGTGCTGAATTAAGGTATGAAGAATGTTTCCGAACCCCTCCATATTTTCTTTAAGCAATCTTTTCAGATCGGTTTCACCGGCTTTGAGGCGTCTGCGTTCCAGGGTCATCTGCTGCACCTGCTTCAACGCGGCATTGAGGCTGTTTCTCTCCTCCCCGAGTTCGGTTTTCGTTTTTTTCAATTCCCCCTTAAACCGGTCCAGGTAGGCAAAAGACCGGTCCAGGGCCTCCTGTTTGGCATCCAAATCCTGGGCAATCCGGTTTTTTTCCGTATGGCACCTGGACAGGTGTCTGAGAAGATGGTGGGAAACCGGCCATTCAACAGCGTCGTCAAAGCCTGCCGCCATTAGCGCCACCCGTTCCTCCACCCCGCAATGGGCGGGAAGCACGGCAAAGACCGCAGGCGGGTATTTATGGGGCAAGGCACTGACTGTACCGAGCCATTCCCGGGCAAGGGGCATGTCGCATCCCCCTTCCGAAGGGCCGGCAAAGGGGTCCATGAGAAAGATATCCGGCCGCCGGGTCACGTCGGGAATATCTTCCGGCCCCTGGCATACCGCCACCTCCCATTCCCCTTGGGGGAATTCCAATTGACCGGCCCGCTGGCCGATATATAGGATAAAGGGGACCGGTCTATCCATGGGGTTCCTTGTACTTATTCGGAATAACCATTGGTCCACCACTCGTCCCATTTGGTGTTTAGTATTTCCCCGGCCAGTTGGCGGCCGATATCGGTCTTGAGCCGGCCGGTCACATAGGGGAGCCAGCCGTCCGGAGTCGCTGCCCCGATATCCTTTATCTTTTTAAGTTCAAGTATAAAGGAGAGCTGGTCCGCATCCCTTGCCAGCTGAGCCTCAACCGTCTCCCCCTGGTTGAATTCATCCATAAGCGCCCGTATATCTTCTCCGAATGCAAGATCGCCTGTCAGATGGTCCAGGGCTTTGGATTCATCAACGGTGTTGTATTTTTTATGGACATAATTATGGTCGTTGGTCCTGGCCTCGGGGATGTCGTGAACCAGGGCCATGGAGATGAGCTTTTCCCTGTCCACATCCGGCACCAGCCGGGCCATGGTAAAACAGATAAAAGCGGTGGTAAAGCTGTGCTCTGCAATTGTCTCCCGGCCTGCACCGAGAAAGGCATATCCGGTACGATTGAGATCCTTTAGCATCCGCACCTCGAACAGGAGGTCAGCAAGTTTTGTCATTTCACTTCCGTTTTCTAGTAATTCGCGTATCAATTCTTGACTTTTTATAGAACAGGAGCTTAAATAAAGTCAAGATTTACAGGCTTCAAGGCACCACAGCAAACAAATTAGATTAAATATACCAGCACAAACCGCTTCAGGGGGGAGATCATGGCCGGGCAAATAAAAAATATCGCATCCATTAAAACAGCCGTTTTGCTTTTTATCCTTGTTTCGTTTTTTGCGGGAACAGCCGCCTGGGCCCAGGCACCGCAACCCTTTGATGTACAGGAAGATACAGGATTTTATTACACCATCAAAAAAGGGGACACCCTCTGGGACCTCTCCCAGAAATTTTACAATTCCCAGTGGGACTGGCCCGGCCTCTGGGAAATGAACAAAAAAATCAAAAACCCCCACTGGATTTACCCGGGCAACCGAATCCGGGTTTACCTGAAACCTGAATTCAAGACAGCCGGTGACCAGAAAATGGTTGAGGCATCCAGCCCGGCACCGATCACCCCACAGTTCAACTTTCCTGCCATTGATCACATCGGATTTATCAAAGATGCGGAAATACCGGCCCTGGGAACCATTATCCGTGAACAGGACGGCAACCTGATGATGTCTTCGGACGATATTATCTATATCCGTCCCCTGGCCCCCCTCACCGTGGGAATGTCCTACCAGATATTTAATACGGAATTGGTGGAAGAAAAAATAAACGGCAGTGTATTCAAAGGCGTCAAACACCTGATAAAGGGAAAAGTCAAGATCCTTGACATCAATGACCGCTATGCCACCGCTCTGATTACAGCATCCAACAGATATGCCACCATCGGGGATAAAATCATGATCCCGCTGGAGCGGAACGCCACCCTCACGGTCCAGGAAAAACCCGCCCCCCTTGACGGTGTCATCCTCTGTTCAGAAGACAACGAACGAATGGTAAACGATTATAAAATCGCCTTCATCAACAAGGGAAAATTCGATAACGTCCGCCCCGGACAGATTTACTCCGTTCTCCAGGTCCAGCAAAACCTCTCCGTCCATGACGTGGACGATGTGGCCCTACTGGATCCGCTGAATTCAGGCCGCCTCATCGTCCTGCACACCGAACCGGAAAGCGCCACCGTAATGGTGCTCTCCTCCAAACGGGAAATCCTTCCAGGCGACCTTGTACGTTAGCGGCCGCCTTAATTAGACTTCGAATCAGGGCGGCCTGGTATCAGACCAGATCCCAGGTCACCCGCAGTATCTCCTGATAGGTGGTCAGTCCCTGGAGCATTTTTTTAATCCCCCCCTGCCTTAAGGTGACCAGCCCCTCCCGGGCGGCTTTTTTTCTCAGTGCAGACAAATCCGCATCATTGGATGTCAGGTGCTTTAAAGACTCGGTATAGGGCAGGATTTCATAAATACCCGTCCGCCCCTGGTATCCGGTGTTCCTGCATTTGATACACCCCTTGCCGTGTTTGAGGGGAACTTTCCCGGTCCGGGGAACCGACAGTCCCAGTTCAGTCAGCTCCGATGCCTCCATTTCAAAGGATTCCACACAATGGGGGCAGATTTTCCGAACCAGCCGCTGGGCTACCACCCCGGTGAGGGAAGAGTGGACCAGGTAAGGGGGAATTCCCAGATCCAGAAGCCTGAAAATGGTGGACACCGAATCATTGGTGTGGAGGGTCGACAGGACCAAGTGGCCGGTGAGGGCCGCCTGAACCGCCGCCTGGGCCGTCTCCAGGTCCCGGATCTCCCCCACCATGATGATATCCGGATCCTGCCGCAGAATATTTTTCAGCACCGAACCAAATGTGACGTCAATGGCCGGCTGCACCCCGATCTGGTTGAATTCCTCATGGATCATTTCAATGGGATCTTCAATGGTGGTGATGTTGACTTCGGGGGAAGAGAGCATGCGAAGGCTGGAGTATAGGGTGGTGGACTTTCCCGATCCGGTGGGACCGGTCACCAGCACAATACCGAAGGGCATGGTGATCAGATTCTTATATTTTTGAAACGCCCCCTGGGAAAACCCCAGCTGTTCAAGGTCCTGGAAGAGGATATCCGGGTCCATGATCCGCATCACCACCTTTTCCCCGAATGCCACGGGGATGGTGGACACCCGGATTTCCACCTCTGTATCCTCCTTGGACAATTTAATCCGGCCGTCCTGGGGCCGCCGCTTTTCCGCCATATCCAGGGCGGACAATGTCTTGATCCGGCTGACAACGGCATTGTGAAGCTTTTTGGGCAGTTTATACACGGTGTGCAGGGCCCCGTCGATGCGCATGCGCACCAGGCAGACCTCCCGCTTGGGTTCGATATGGATATCCGAGGCCTTCTGGTCAAAGGAATAGGAAAAAAGATGGTTCACCGCATTGACGATATGCTGGTCCGTGGAAGGCAGTTCGTCCATGGCCGTCAGACTGACAAACTGTTCCAGGTTGCCCAGGTCCACCCCCTTTTTGGCAAAAAGGTCCTCTGCCGCGGAAATGGAATGCTGAAATCCGAAAAATTCCCGAATCAGCTTAATGATATCACTCCGGGAGCTGACGATGGGCGTCACCTTCAATTTAGAGACCCGCTCCACATCGGCAATGGCTTCGTGGTTAAACGGATTCGGGGTCGCCACCACCAGCTTTCCCGCCTCCATTTCCATGGGCAGCAGCAGGTGCTTCAGTGCAAAGGATTTTGAGATGGTGCCGGTGACAAATTTCAGCTCCAATTTCAGCGGGTCGATCTTCTTATAAGGCAGGCGCCAGGAGGCGGCCAGGGCCCTGTAAACCAGGTCCTCGTCAAGAACCTTGTCCGGCTTGTCCTGACGGTTCAGCTTCGAATGGATAACCACATCAATGAAAGAGATACCGGCCATGGCCTTGGCCTTATCCGCCGGAGTCATTTTATCTCCCCCGGCCTTGACCAGAATGGCCTCACGGACCTGCCGCTCCCTGCGGATCAGGTCCCTGGCCTGGTCCGTCGTGATCAGCCGTGCCGAAATCAGCGCCTGACATACCGCCTTGGGGGATAATTGTTTATTTAAAAGAGAATTCATGGAATCTTTTATATGCCCAACACGCCATGGTTTCAAGCTTTTCCTTGACTTTTCCCCCCTTGTCTGTACAGATAATCAGCTTTGGTTTCACAACCTGAAACGGAGAACCCGGCCATGACCTATATCAAACTATTGCTCACCGCCTTTTTCTGGGGCGGCACCTTTATTGCCGGCAAAGGCCTTGCAGGAAAGGTAGATCCCTACTCCGCAGCTTTCTTGCGGTTTACCATCGCCTCTTTCTTTCTGCTTATCCTGGTCATGAAGACCGAAAAAAGACTGCCCCGGATCAACGGGCGCCAGGCAATCTTCATTCTATTGTCAGGCCTCACCGGCATATTCGCCTATAATATCCTCTTTTTCACGGGACTGACCCTGATCAATGCCAACCGGGCCTCGCTGATCATTGCCACCAACCCCATTTTCATCAGCCTGGCATCGGCCCTGTTTTTCAAGGAGCGGCTGACCCCGGTTAAAATGGCCGGCCTGTTCCTCTCGGTTACAGGCGCCCTTTTGATCATCTCCGGGGGCAGCCTTTCAGCCATCTTCACCACCGGCATCGGCAGGGGGGAGCTGGCCATATTCGGCTGCGTTTTTTCATGGGTCTCCTATTCCATTCTGGGAAAACCCCTGATGAAGGATTTTTCCCCCCTGGTATCGGTATGCTATTCATCCCTGGCCGGAACGGCTATGCTCCTATTTCCCGCCCTGTTTAAAGGAACAGCCGCCCATCTTCCGGGCTACGGACTGGCGGAATGGGGCAGTCTTTTTTACCTGGGTTTCTTCGGCACGGTGCTGGGATTTTACTGGTATTACCAGGGGATACAGCAGATCGGCCCCACCAAATCCGGGGTATTCATCAACTTTGTTCCGGTATCGGCCATTTTCCTGGCCTATCTGATCCTGGACGAGCCCGTTACCCGGGAGCTGATTCTGGGAGCCGCCCTGGTGGTCACAGGGGTGTACCTGACCAACACCTCAAAGGCCCTGCCCCGGAACCGGGAGCCCGATTCGGCCAAACCACCGATTCAGGAACACCAATAAAAAATCAACCCCAATAGAATGAGGAGTCTCCATGTTCACCCGCGCCATCGTAAAACGCCCCTGTAAAAATATGATCAACGGCATCACGGAAGCCGGCCTGGGCTCTCCGGACTATGACCTGGCCTGCCGCCAGCACGACGCCTACATCCAGGCCCTTGAGACCTGCGGCCTCTCCGTCACCGTGCTGCCGCCCGAAGAAGCATACCCGGATTCGGTATTCATAGAGGACACCTGCCTGGTGACCCCCAAATGTGCCGTGATCACCCGCCCCGGCGCCCAAAGCCGCAAAGGGGAGACCCAAAGCGTCCGGCAGGCCATGGCAGCATTTGATCTGCCCACAGAGGAAATCGCAGCACCGGGGACCCTTGATGCCGGCGATATCATGATGGTGGGAGATCATTATTTTGTGGGGCGCTCAGCACGCACCAACGCCGAAGGCTTTGCCCAGCTTGAAACCATATTAAACCGATACGGGATGACGGCCTCGGCCGTGGAACTGGAATCCGTGCTCCATCTGAAAACAGGCATCTCATACCTTGAAAACAACAATCTTCTGGCCTGGGGCGAATTTCTCACCAAGGAAGCATTGTCAAAGTTTAATATTCTTGGGGTTGATAACGACGAGGCCTATGCGGCAAATTCTGTCTGGGTCAACGGATATGTGCTGGTGCCGGCGGGCCACGGACGGACCATGGATATGATTGAAGCGGCCGGGTACCGGCCTGTGGAGGTGGATGTCTCGGAATTCAGGAAACTGGACGGGGGGCTAAGCTGCCTGTCGCTTCGGTTTTAGTTTAAACGAAAAATGCCGGGCACCTTGAAAAAGGCCCGGCATTTTTATAGACAAAACGCGTTTGCTTAGTCTTCTTCGACTACAATGGCGTCTTCTTCACAAACTTCTACACAGCTTTCGCAGCCCATGCATTCTTCTGCATTGACGGGAACGGATTTTTCGTCTTCCATTTCAAATACTTCCACGGGGCAGACGTCTACACATTCTTCACAGCCAACGCATTTGGATTGATCAACGATCGGATTAAAAGCCATTTTAATAACCTCCTTAAAATTAACGGTACGATTTTATAAACTCATTTTTTTTAGATTTCATACCTGATTTAAAACACGCTTTTACAACATATTTTTTACTAAAATCAAGTGTTTTATGAGTTTAATTTGACCAGACATACAATTAGCTGCCTGCCCGGTATATTAAAAGTTTTATTCAAGTCTCCGCCGGGGAAAGAACAGACCCTGATCCCGCCGGCGGGGCAACTGCACCCGACATCGTTTTTTTCTTCCGGCCAGACGGCGCTGTTGCCCGAAACAATCTCTTCAAGGCTGTTTGAAATCTTCCCGAGCCACTCTTCCCTCTGACCACAACCATGTTCATGCACTTTTATGGAATCAATGTCAAGCCCATTTATCATCCGGTCTGAATTGGCCGCCAAATAGTCCATCACCCCTGAACTTGTGGTGGCCAGGACGGTGCAGTCCCCCTCCGGATCAAGGCACCCCGCCTCTCCGGCAACCGCACACCAGGCCCGGATCCGCTCCTCAATCTGACCGGGATTCATCTCTGCAAGGGGATCCATCTTAGCCTCAACACCCGCAGCCCAATCTTCAGCCCCGGACAGACCGCTTTTATCCTCCAGTTCACCCTTGAGTTCCGCAAACAGGGCCGCATTATTTTCATCCATGGCCTGAAGGCTGTTGCGGATGGTTTTGTTTTCCATATCCAGAATCTCAGCAAACCGAAGCACAAGCAGGGGATCCCCCTGGGGCACCTCCTCTTCAGGGGCCGGGAATGCCCCACCGCTGCGAATCTGGGATTGGATAGCCGCCACACCGTTCTCATCCTTGAGCCAGGTTTTTTCGCGGATCAAGGCCTTTAAATTCTTTTCGTTTCCCCTGTGTATGGCCGCCCAGTCCTTGAACGCATGAACCTGGGCTTCCAGGGCGGCAGCCCGCGCCTCATCAACGGCAACCGGCTCAAGCCGGCCGCTGTCCACCAGGTCCGAATAATGGGATTGGGAAAACTCTGACCGGTCCAGGGACAGCACCTTGAATGCCTCAAAAAAGCCACCCATGGTCCGGGCCTGGTCCGGGGTCATACGGGTAAAGGGGAAAAAACAAATGGGTCTCATCAACAATCACACCTTTTTATCATGAACCGGCACCCCCATGGCTTCAAGCCTCTCCCGGAGCATGTCTGCGGTCTCCCAGTCATGGTTCCTTCGGGCGGCGTCCCGTTCCTTAATTAGAGAAATTATATCCTGTGAATATTCCGTCTTTCTATTGAAACTAAAAACATTTAAAACCCGGTCCACATCCCTGAAGCAGTTCAGGAGGCGGCCGGCACCCCGGGCGCAGAGGGCCCCGTCGGAAATCAGCCGGTTGATCATCTTTACCCCGGACAGAAGCCCGGATACCAGGGTGGGAACCTTGAGGTCATCGGCCATGGCCGCCGTCAGCGACTGGCGGATATCATAGGATATCTGCTGGACATTCTCCTCATTTGACACCCCGGTCACCGCCCCCAGGGTATCGATGCACCGGTTGATCCGGGCCAGGGCGGCCCCGGCATCGTCAAGACTTTTCCTTGAAAGGGTAAGGGGTTTGCGGTAATGGGCCGAGAGCAGCCAGAACCGGATGGTTTTCATATCCCAGCCAATGCCGGCCAGCTCATCCAGGGTAATTGACTCAATGGATTCCGCTTCCAGCGACCCGTCGTACCGAACCGGGTGGCAGTGGACCCACACCCGTGCGAACTCCCCACCCGTGGCGGCCCGGGCAATGGCAATCTCATTGTCATGGTGGGGAAACATCAGCTCCCGGCTGCCGGTATGGATATCAAACCCGTTGCCCAGATGGGCCATTGAAATGGCCGCGCACTGCAGGTGCAGGGAAGGCCTGACATTGCCCCACTCGGTTTTGATTCCCACCCCCTGCTTAAGCTCCGAGAGGCGAACCCGTTTGAGCAGGGTAAAATCCCTGGGATTCTGTTTTTCATACTCATCCAGGTCCACGGTGGCCCCGATGCGGATCTTGTTTACATCCACCCGGGACAGCCGTCCGTACTCATTGAGCCGGGACAGGTCAAAGTAGACCGAATGGAGTTTTTCATAGGCATGGCCCCGGCTCACCAGTTTCCGGGTCAGATCCGTCATATCGGATAGATGCTCGGATACCCTGGGGTATGCCTGGGCAGGTCGTATCCCAAGCCTGGCCAGATCAGATTTAAAAGCGTCCAGGTAGGGCCGGGTAAACGCATCCAGTGAGACCTTTTCCGCCAGGGCCCCGCCGATGATCTTGTCGTCATAATCCGTGATATTGACCACATGGTTGACCCTGAGGTCCTGGTATTCCAGATAGCGGATTAAAAGATCAGTAAATGCATACCGCCTGAACTGCCCGATGTTCAGCCTCCGGTGGATGGTGGGGCCGCAGGTATAGATGCCGATATCCCCATCCCCCCTGGGCTCAAATGCCTCTTTTTCATGGGAAAGGCTGTTGTAGAGATTCAGGTGGATATGTTTTTTCACGGAAAAAAGCTCCGTTGAAAGGTAGCGTTCCCCGCTGTCCGGGAAAATGGCCACAACCACCCCTTTTTTCATCCGTTTGGCCTCTTCCATGGCCACGGCCATGGCGGCACCGGAACTCATGCCCACAAAAAGCCCTTCTTTCCGGGCCAGCTGTCTGGCCGTCTCAAAGGCGGTGTCATCGTCAATATGAGCCGAAACATCCAAAAGGGATTTATCAAAAATTTCAGGCGTATAGGATTCCTTCATATTTTTCAGGCCCTGGATGCCGTGCCCCAGGTAGGGCTCGGCACAGACAATGCGGATCCCGGGATCCTTTTCCTTCATATACCGGGACAACCCCATGAGGGTGCCGGAAGTCCCCACAGTGGCCACAACCGCATCCAGCCGCCCCCCGGTCTGCTCAAAGATTTCAGGGCCGGTGGTATGGTAATGGGCCTGCCAGTTGGCGTCGTTGTTATACTGATCCGTGAGAAAATACCTGTCCGGATGCTCCCGGGCCATGCGGTAGACCTCTTCGATGGCCCCGTCGGATCCCAGATGCCGGGGGGTCAGAATGATCTGCGCCCCCCTGGCCTTGAGGATCCGCTTTCGTTCTTCGCTGGCGTTTTCCGCCATGGCCAGGGCGATTCTGTACCCCTTCACCGCACAAATCATGGCCAGCCCGATGCCTGTATTGCCCGAGGTGGCTTCGATCACGGTCTTCTCCGGGGTCAGTTCCCCCGAGGCCTCGGCCTGGTTGATCATATACAGGGCGGCCCGGTCTTTAATTGAACCGCCCGGATTCATATATTCCAGTTTGGCAAATATTTTCACCCCGGATACGGGGTTAAGGTTGCGGATTTCCACAAGGGGGGTATTGCCGATGGCGTCTATGATGGCGGAAAGCATATTCTTCCTTTTATTATATCCCGCTGCCCGGTCCCCTGTTTACTAAATTATTCGCTCAGGACCGGTTCCGGCCCTGTCAGGCCTTGGGATTGAATCAGCGGACCCTGTCTGTTCACACGGGTATGTCAAGAGGCTGGATCAGCAGGCAATTTTAAGGGGCACCCTTGACTTTTAACATATAAAATGGCTTTATACAGTAAATTTTAATGATGTGCAATTTTTTAAGTGAAAGGCCCGTGTACCCTATGTTTTCATGGAAAAGACCGGCCCGTACGGCCTGGTACGCCATCGTTCTGTGGCTGCTGACCGCCGGCTGCGCCCTGGCCCTGACCCAGGTGGAGGACCCCAGGGAAGTATCCTGGAATATCACCGCCCTCATGGTAACCTACGACAATGAGCGGCAGTTGTATATTGCAGAGGACAACGTGGTCATTACCGGCGGCCGGACCCGTCTGGAAGCCGACTATGTTGAATTCAACAACAAGACCAAAGACGCATTTGCCCAGGGCAACGTCCTGTTCATTTCAGGGGGGGACACCATCACCTGCAACGCCATGCAGGTGAACCTGCTCACGGAAAAGGGCACCATTAATAAAGGAACCATATTCATCCAGGACGGCAACTATTATATCTCCGGCGACAAGCTCAGAAAGACCGGCGAGTTCACCTATGATGCAGCAAAGGGTGCCATCACCACCTGTGACGGAGATTCCCCGGACTGGAAAATCACGGGCAGGAACATCAAGGTCACTGTGGAAGGATACGGCCGGGCGGCCCATACCACCCTATGGGCAAAAAAGATGCCGGTATTCTACTCCCCCTACCTGGTTTTCCCCGTGAAAAACAAACGGCAGACCGGGCTGCTCTTTCCCATGGTCGGGACCTCTGACCGCAAGGGATTTGAATATGAACAGCCCCTCTTTCTGGCCCTCTCCCGGAACACCGATGCCACGGTCTATGCCCATTATATGTCGGACCGGGGCCTGAAAGTGGCCGGTGAATTCCGCTATGTCCTCTCGCCGGAATCCAAGGGTATGATGGTGGTCGACTATTTAAATGATGATAAACTCGGAGACGGCACCGAGGCCAACAAAAATTACAGCTTCGACAGCACCGCCGCCAGAACCAACAAGGACAGGTATTGGTTCCGGATGAAACACGACCAGGACCTGGGATACGGATTCAATGCAAAGCTGGATGTGGACTGGGTCTCCGACGCCGACTACCTCCAGGAATTCAAGGACGGGTTCACCGGATTTGACACGACGGACCAACGCTTTGAAGCCATGTTCGGCAGGAGTCTGGACGATTATGACAAAACCATCCGGAAAAACAGCCTGCTGGTTAATAAATCATGGGATCACTACAACTTAAATATCCAGACCCTATGGTACGATAATGTCCTCGCCCGGCAGGAGGGCAACACCATTGACAATACCACCCTCCAGCAGTTGCCCAGCGTGGAATTCGACGCCTCCCGCCAGCAGATCGGCGCCACAGGCCTCTATTATACCCTGGATTCGGAATTCCGCTCATTCTACCGGCAGGAGACCCAGACGGTTGCCAACGGGACAAGGGGGCAGCAGTTGATAAACGGCCAGCGGATGGACATCCATCCTAGGCTGTATTACCCCATGAACCTGGGCAAATCCTTTTTCTTTGAACCCTACCTGGGGGTCAGGGAAACGGTCTGGAACACCGACAATTTTACCGATACCGGCGGCAATGCCGACAATCTTCGCAGCCGGGGCCTCTATGATGCCGGCGCCCAGCTCTCCACCAGCCTGAGCCGGATCTTTACCCCCGGCACAGACTTTGCCGAAAAAATCAGGCACGAGATCGTCCCCAAACTGGAATACGGCTACGTTCCCTATACCCAACAGGACGACCTGCCCTATTTTGACGGCCTGGACACCATTGCGGAAAACAACATGGTCACCTGGTCATTGACCAACACCTTCACCGCCAGACGCAAACACACGGACGCCGAGGGCAATTCAACCAACGAATACAGCGAACTGGCCTGGTTCAAACTCTACCAGAGCTATGATATCAAAACCGAGCGGGACGATGAGAGCACAACGGCCAAACCCTGGCAGGCCCTGCGCCTGAAATACGAACTGAACCCCTTCACCTATCTGAGCAGCAACGGCGACATTGCCCTGGATCCCTATACCCGCCACTTCACCGAGGTCAAGGTGGGGGCCACCCTCAAGGACAACCGGGGGGACAGCATCAATACCTCCTACCGGTATGCAACCAATTCGCC encodes:
- a CDS encoding cysteine synthase gives rise to the protein MLSAIIDAIGNTPLVEIRNLNPVSGVKIFAKLEYMNPGGSIKDRAALYMINQAEASGELTPEKTVIEATSGNTGIGLAMICAVKGYRIALAMAENASEERKRILKARGAQIILTPRHLGSDGAIEEVYRMAREHPDRYFLTDQYNNDANWQAHYHTTGPEIFEQTGGRLDAVVATVGTSGTLMGLSRYMKEKDPGIRIVCAEPYLGHGIQGLKNMKESYTPEIFDKSLLDVSAHIDDDTAFETARQLARKEGLFVGMSSGAAMAVAMEEAKRMKKGVVVAIFPDSGERYLSTELFSVKKHIHLNLYNSLSHEKEAFEPRGDGDIGIYTCGPTIHRRLNIGQFRRYAFTDLLIRYLEYQDLRVNHVVNITDYDDKIIGGALAEKVSLDAFTRPYLDAFKSDLARLGIRPAQAYPRVSEHLSDMTDLTRKLVSRGHAYEKLHSVYFDLSRLNEYGRLSRVDVNKIRIGATVDLDEYEKQNPRDFTLLKRVRLSELKQGVGIKTEWGNVRPSLHLQCAAISMAHLGNGFDIHTGSRELMFPHHDNEIAIARAATGGEFARVWVHCHPVRYDGSLEAESIESITLDELAGIGWDMKTIRFWLLSAHYRKPLTLSRKSLDDAGAALARINRCIDTLGAVTGVSNEENVQQISYDIRQSLTAAMADDLKVPTLVSGLLSGVKMINRLISDGALCARGAGRLLNCFRDVDRVLNVFSFNRKTEYSQDIISLIKERDAARRNHDWETADMLRERLEAMGVPVHDKKV
- a CDS encoding LysM peptidoglycan-binding domain-containing protein, producing the protein MAGQIKNIASIKTAVLLFILVSFFAGTAAWAQAPQPFDVQEDTGFYYTIKKGDTLWDLSQKFYNSQWDWPGLWEMNKKIKNPHWIYPGNRIRVYLKPEFKTAGDQKMVEASSPAPITPQFNFPAIDHIGFIKDAEIPALGTIIREQDGNLMMSSDDIIYIRPLAPLTVGMSYQIFNTELVEEKINGSVFKGVKHLIKGKVKILDINDRYATALITASNRYATIGDKIMIPLERNATLTVQEKPAPLDGVILCSEDNERMVNDYKIAFINKGKFDNVRPGQIYSVLQVQQNLSVHDVDDVALLDPLNSGRLIVLHTEPESATVMVLSSKREILPGDLVR
- a CDS encoding type II/IV secretion system protein, yielding MNSLLNKQLSPKAVCQALISARLITTDQARDLIRRERQVREAILVKAGGDKMTPADKAKAMAGISFIDVVIHSKLNRQDKPDKVLDEDLVYRALAASWRLPYKKIDPLKLELKFVTGTISKSFALKHLLLPMEMEAGKLVVATPNPFNHEAIADVERVSKLKVTPIVSSRSDIIKLIREFFGFQHSISAAEDLFAKKGVDLGNLEQFVSLTAMDELPSTDQHIVNAVNHLFSYSFDQKASDIHIEPKREVCLVRMRIDGALHTVYKLPKKLHNAVVSRIKTLSALDMAEKRRPQDGRIKLSKEDTEVEIRVSTIPVAFGEKVVMRIMDPDILFQDLEQLGFSQGAFQKYKNLITMPFGIVLVTGPTGSGKSTTLYSSLRMLSSPEVNITTIEDPIEMIHEEFNQIGVQPAIDVTFGSVLKNILRQDPDIIMVGEIRDLETAQAAVQAALTGHLVLSTLHTNDSVSTIFRLLDLGIPPYLVHSSLTGVVAQRLVRKICPHCVESFEMEASELTELGLSVPRTGKVPLKHGKGCIKCRNTGYQGRTGIYEILPYTESLKHLTSNDADLSALRKKAAREGLVTLRQGGIKKMLQGLTTYQEILRVTWDLV
- a CDS encoding N(G),N(G)-dimethylarginine dimethylaminohydrolase — protein: MFTRAIVKRPCKNMINGITEAGLGSPDYDLACRQHDAYIQALETCGLSVTVLPPEEAYPDSVFIEDTCLVTPKCAVITRPGAQSRKGETQSVRQAMAAFDLPTEEIAAPGTLDAGDIMMVGDHYFVGRSARTNAEGFAQLETILNRYGMTASAVELESVLHLKTGISYLENNNLLAWGEFLTKEALSKFNILGVDNDEAYAANSVWVNGYVLVPAGHGRTMDMIEAAGYRPVEVDVSEFRKLDGGLSCLSLRF
- a CDS encoding HD domain-containing protein, with the translated sequence MTKLADLLFEVRMLKDLNRTGYAFLGAGRETIAEHSFTTAFICFTMARLVPDVDREKLISMALVHDIPEARTNDHNYVHKKYNTVDESKALDHLTGDLAFGEDIRALMDEFNQGETVEAQLARDADQLSFILELKKIKDIGAATPDGWLPYVTGRLKTDIGRQLAGEILNTKWDEWWTNGYSE
- a CDS encoding EamA family transporter, whose amino-acid sequence is MTYIKLLLTAFFWGGTFIAGKGLAGKVDPYSAAFLRFTIASFFLLILVMKTEKRLPRINGRQAIFILLSGLTGIFAYNILFFTGLTLINANRASLIIATNPIFISLASALFFKERLTPVKMAGLFLSVTGALLIISGGSLSAIFTTGIGRGELAIFGCVFSWVSYSILGKPLMKDFSPLVSVCYSSLAGTAMLLFPALFKGTAAHLPGYGLAEWGSLFYLGFFGTVLGFYWYYQGIQQIGPTKSGVFINFVPVSAIFLAYLILDEPVTRELILGAALVVTGVYLTNTSKALPRNREPDSAKPPIQEHQ
- a CDS encoding 4Fe-4S binding protein; the protein is MAFNPIVDQSKCVGCEECVDVCPVEVFEMEDEKSVPVNAEECMGCESCVEVCEEDAIVVEED